The Agarilytica rhodophyticola genome has a window encoding:
- a CDS encoding cadherin-like beta sandwich domain-containing protein, with protein sequence MFRCIASSLFGKCSSAKGLVLFVLIGIFLSGCNAGFGRSGDTDLERLVLSDGVTLDPAFRRDQLDYTARVAMSVDSITFNATPDDDKATMRLNGEDFPADTTVTRPLAFGRNTFEIEVIAENELTETYTIVITRVQESSSDASLSALKVEYVGLDFNRDTTSYTMAPNYFVNETVVTVTKSDELATATLGSQALANGRASSGVALSAGQASDLEVKVTASDGTTMRSYTTAVTRGAKSDLTVAMLPKDSTLVTGDKFGDVLAFDGNTLAIAATGRARGGSAGDNAGAVFVYFRTGDTWALQSQLDGPANGDLFGTSLALNGDVLAVGAPGTSSSSGAVHFYTRSGGSWSFDETITAPSGGEFGFSLDLDDDFLVVGAPATDSGVGAVYVYIPDSGSWSLEQTLRANGGRFGQVVQLNVDQANPEFVASAPNETDTTNSLNNAGAVYVYERNSSNMWSQEKQITPSVRSADDNFGASLAVLRNRIAVGVPGDDSGNVGVGNAANDTGAPDSGAAYVFTRQSQGENWIEDVFIKATQRSNGMAFGSQVALSASMLAVSAPMEDGSSMRISDDDDSLGINDSGAVYVFEKENNTWTHQLYVKATNTNLEDAFGSSLIFDGEDLIVGAENEDTSAFQSGAAYIIR encoded by the coding sequence ATGTTTCGTTGTATTGCATCATCTTTATTTGGCAAATGCTCTTCTGCCAAAGGTCTAGTATTGTTTGTACTAATCGGTATTTTTCTTAGTGGCTGTAATGCTGGCTTTGGGCGTTCAGGTGACACAGACCTAGAACGCTTGGTCTTGAGTGATGGCGTTACCTTAGACCCTGCTTTTCGGCGAGATCAACTGGATTACACGGCAAGAGTGGCGATGAGTGTTGACTCCATTACATTTAACGCAACGCCTGATGATGATAAGGCGACAATGCGCCTTAATGGTGAGGACTTTCCTGCAGATACTACGGTTACCCGCCCATTGGCCTTTGGCCGCAATACCTTTGAGATAGAAGTGATTGCTGAAAATGAACTGACCGAGACATACACTATCGTGATTACTCGCGTACAGGAGTCCAGCAGCGATGCATCTCTCAGTGCTTTGAAAGTGGAGTATGTAGGCCTTGACTTTAATCGTGATACAACAAGCTACACCATGGCTCCTAATTATTTTGTCAATGAAACTGTGGTGACCGTGACTAAGTCGGATGAGCTGGCAACGGCTACTCTCGGTAGCCAAGCACTGGCTAATGGCAGAGCAAGTTCAGGTGTGGCCCTATCAGCAGGGCAGGCGAGTGATCTTGAAGTCAAAGTGACCGCCAGTGATGGCACAACTATGCGCAGCTATACAACCGCTGTTACCCGAGGTGCCAAGAGCGACCTCACCGTTGCCATGCTGCCAAAAGATTCAACTCTGGTCACGGGCGATAAATTTGGTGATGTATTAGCCTTTGATGGCAATACCTTAGCCATTGCCGCCACAGGGCGAGCGAGAGGTGGATCAGCAGGTGATAACGCCGGTGCTGTCTTTGTTTATTTCCGCACAGGCGATACCTGGGCCTTGCAATCACAGCTTGACGGCCCAGCCAATGGCGATTTGTTTGGCACTAGTCTTGCGCTCAACGGCGATGTGCTGGCGGTAGGTGCGCCAGGAACCAGTAGTTCAAGTGGTGCCGTTCATTTCTATACGCGATCAGGTGGTAGTTGGAGTTTCGATGAAACTATCACTGCTCCTTCTGGCGGCGAGTTTGGTTTCTCGCTGGATCTTGACGACGACTTTCTTGTTGTTGGCGCACCTGCGACGGACTCTGGCGTAGGTGCCGTTTATGTTTATATACCGGACTCAGGTTCATGGTCATTAGAACAAACATTACGTGCCAATGGTGGGCGCTTTGGTCAAGTGGTGCAGTTAAATGTAGATCAGGCGAATCCTGAATTTGTTGCTAGCGCGCCCAACGAGACAGATACCACCAATAGCTTAAATAATGCCGGGGCGGTTTATGTGTATGAACGCAATAGTTCGAATATGTGGTCTCAGGAGAAACAAATAACGCCAAGTGTGCGTAGCGCTGATGATAATTTTGGCGCTTCGTTGGCGGTTTTACGAAACCGTATCGCTGTTGGCGTACCAGGAGATGATAGTGGCAATGTGGGCGTTGGCAACGCTGCTAACGACACTGGTGCCCCTGATTCTGGTGCGGCTTATGTCTTCACTCGTCAGAGCCAAGGGGAAAATTGGATTGAGGATGTGTTTATTAAGGCGACACAGCGCTCAAATGGTATGGCTTTTGGTTCTCAGGTGGCTCTGTCAGCGAGTATGCTCGCGGTGAGTGCTCCAATGGAAGATGGTTCCTCCATGAGAATTAGTGACGATGATGACAGCCTAGGTATTAATGACTCCGGCGCCGTATACGTATTTGAAAAAGAAAATAACACTTGGACACATCAATTGTATGTGAAAGCGACGAATACTAATTTAGAAGATGCATTTGGTTCGTCATTAATTTTCGATGGTGAAGATTTAATTGTCGGCGCTGAGAATGAAGACACTTCAGCTTTTCAATCAGGGGCCGCCTACATCATCCGTTAA
- a CDS encoding CreA family protein, translated as MLKNFFRRVIQVLVIVAIVVALIFTAMYFLTDRENQVGDVSLGVLTSRDIKIEKMVDPKIPGVTCYIAHVKGNFDFVDPSNSSISCRQTGPINIEHMQSIDLSDHGEIVFKKSKSIFLKAMKIRRIFDKNSKTLLYLSYSTTEIDGNYEHSLSTVPLYGNPVWDEVDSLMAL; from the coding sequence ATGTTAAAAAATTTTTTTCGACGTGTCATTCAAGTGTTAGTTATTGTTGCGATTGTAGTAGCGCTGATATTTACTGCTATGTATTTTCTTACTGACCGTGAAAATCAAGTGGGTGATGTTTCTTTAGGTGTTCTCACATCGAGAGATATTAAAATAGAAAAAATGGTCGACCCTAAAATTCCTGGCGTTACCTGCTATATTGCCCATGTTAAAGGTAACTTCGATTTTGTCGATCCCAGCAATTCGTCTATATCCTGCCGTCAAACGGGGCCTATTAATATCGAACATATGCAGAGTATTGATCTGAGTGACCATGGAGAGATTGTTTTTAAGAAGTCTAAATCAATCTTTCTTAAAGCAATGAAAATTCGTCGAATATTCGATAAAAATTCTAAGACCTTGTTATATCTTTCCTATTCCACCACAGAAATTGACGGCAACTACGAACATTCTTTATCGACCGTGCCGCTATACGGCAACCCGGTATGGGATGAAGTGGACAGCTTAATGGCGCTATAA
- a CDS encoding TonB-dependent receptor, with the protein MMKRLNIYLLVTFTSQSVVAHQNIENIIIEGRQRNLLGEAVSASEGVVGQKEIELRPLLRTGEVLELIPGMVVTQHSGTGKANQYFLRGFNLDHGTDFSTQIDGMPVNMRTHGHGQGYTDINFLIPETVLQLDYKKGAYYADVGDFSGAGSTQITTIRNAKRGLITATVGEDSFYRLFAMDSVALAGGEFLFAAEGNRYDGPWTDIEEDLNKINVLAKHTRPLKEGFISFSVMAYDNSWNSADQIPLRAVEQGIIDELGSIDDTVGGDSSRYSLSTTWQQGAWEGAAYFIDYSLNLWSNFTYFLDDPDNGDQFEQVDERNIYGGQLSYLHKGNLLAGKKTSNRFGIELRVDDIDEVGLYQTQARSRLGVNRSDQVEQSSIGLFWENRTAWSERLRSVVGLRYDYYDFSVNDRVGTNTNNVDLSANSGSASDDLVSIKSSLIYTFDNEWEGYVSTGQGFHSNDARGTTIRVDPSDGSAVDAVDPLVKSFGYETGLRGFISDRLNTSIALWTLELDSELLFVGDAGNTEASRSSERSGLELTTYYQLTDYFSIDLEYAYTDAKFSDSAPEGDEIPGAVKNVLQAGLNVDFNEGWYGSLRARHFGERPLVEDGSVKSDSSTIFNLRVGFRQADWSVRADILNLSDSNDHDIDYFYASRLSSEAPGTETEDIHYHVIEPRTVRISLSYHL; encoded by the coding sequence ATGATGAAAAGACTGAACATTTATTTATTGGTTACATTTACCAGTCAGTCTGTCGTTGCACACCAAAATATTGAAAATATTATTATTGAAGGCCGGCAAAGGAATCTTCTTGGTGAAGCCGTTTCGGCTTCCGAGGGAGTGGTTGGACAAAAAGAAATTGAACTTCGCCCTTTGTTACGCACTGGCGAAGTATTAGAGCTAATTCCTGGAATGGTAGTAACCCAACATAGTGGTACCGGTAAGGCCAACCAATATTTTTTGCGAGGCTTTAATCTAGACCACGGTACCGATTTTTCGACCCAAATTGATGGCATGCCAGTAAATATGCGTACTCACGGACACGGGCAGGGTTATACCGATATTAATTTCTTGATACCTGAGACCGTATTGCAACTCGACTATAAAAAAGGCGCATACTATGCTGATGTGGGGGATTTTAGTGGTGCTGGTAGCACACAGATTACGACGATTCGAAACGCAAAGCGCGGATTGATAACCGCGACTGTGGGTGAAGATTCGTTTTACAGGCTGTTTGCCATGGATAGCGTTGCTCTAGCCGGGGGAGAGTTTTTATTTGCCGCAGAAGGTAATCGCTACGACGGGCCGTGGACAGACATTGAGGAAGACCTGAATAAAATTAATGTTCTCGCAAAGCATACCCGTCCTTTAAAAGAGGGTTTCATAAGCTTCTCAGTAATGGCGTATGACAACAGTTGGAACAGCGCCGACCAGATTCCTCTTCGGGCTGTAGAGCAGGGTATTATCGATGAATTGGGCTCAATTGATGATACTGTAGGTGGTGATTCTAGTCGTTACAGTCTAAGTACTACATGGCAACAAGGTGCCTGGGAGGGGGCGGCCTATTTCATTGATTACTCACTGAATCTCTGGTCAAATTTTACTTACTTCTTAGATGATCCCGATAATGGCGACCAATTTGAACAGGTAGATGAACGCAACATCTACGGCGGACAACTCAGCTATTTGCACAAAGGTAATCTGCTAGCAGGGAAAAAGACGAGCAATCGATTTGGTATTGAACTGCGCGTGGATGATATCGATGAAGTAGGGCTTTACCAGACGCAGGCTCGAAGTCGATTGGGTGTCAATCGCAGCGACCAAGTAGAACAGTCAAGTATCGGTTTATTCTGGGAAAATCGCACTGCTTGGAGTGAGCGCCTTAGGAGTGTTGTGGGCTTGCGCTACGACTACTACGATTTTAGTGTTAATGATCGAGTAGGCACCAATACAAATAACGTTGATTTGAGTGCGAATAGTGGTAGCGCTAGTGATGACCTAGTATCTATAAAATCGAGCTTGATTTACACCTTTGACAATGAATGGGAAGGCTATGTTTCTACAGGCCAAGGTTTTCATTCCAATGATGCACGTGGCACTACCATTCGAGTTGACCCATCTGATGGCAGCGCTGTGGATGCGGTAGACCCTTTAGTAAAATCATTCGGTTATGAGACGGGCTTGCGCGGTTTTATTAGCGATCGGCTTAATACATCTATCGCATTGTGGACACTAGAGTTGGACAGCGAATTACTGTTTGTCGGCGATGCGGGTAATACCGAGGCGAGCCGCAGTTCTGAGCGCTCGGGCTTGGAGCTGACGACGTATTATCAGCTTACAGATTATTTCAGCATAGACCTTGAATATGCCTATACCGATGCTAAGTTCAGTGATTCAGCACCCGAAGGCGATGAAATACCTGGCGCCGTTAAAAATGTACTCCAGGCAGGCCTGAATGTGGATTTTAATGAGGGTTGGTATGGCAGCTTGAGAGCGCGACACTTTGGTGAACGACCACTTGTTGAAGATGGTTCTGTAAAATCTGATTCTAGTACGATCTTTAATTTACGCGTTGGCTTTCGCCAGGCCGACTGGAGTGTGAGAGCGGATATCTTGAATCTTAGTGATAGCAATGATCACGATATTGATTATTTTTATGCTTCACGGCTATCCAGCGAAGCACCAGGAACAGAGACTGAGGACATTCATTATCATGTTATTGAGCCTCGAACCGTGAGAATCTCCCTAAGCTATCATTTATAA
- a CDS encoding FAD-dependent oxidoreductase yields the protein MSERASEAITTAASHSPKESEHYDVVVVNSGLQGVSIACEAASRNLKTLLVSNCIGESSYPTGIYGDGLNNLKNFHLASLISNFEELANMYKRTPHLVRPIHTYVVGAQATPSLHWRSMMKFYNWLQRKKIPSIASEEQNSNADQAPVNELIKITTKEFSINFNRIEIAYMQQLQALGGDILQDHQLLEAQRQDKQWRLVISKKKQNNCLNISSSILINCNGCHTDDLLKQTLAVKTRSATNHQRVSALIFIRHQSKWNSAVALQQAKQAFVYAYPISAQHICVGPVSAEHDSSEAKEKALAIFISLWNQHFNLPLNRDDIIHSQWTSQAVLDDPSCRSSYVRPECYLDLNNPGNLAPLLNVFGANMIQHRHLAQQALDILIPFTQAQADAQFINTPLPGGDFEQQPLAQLLAQFYQRYSTLPKELITRLFYTYGTNLLKILGNSQEIEDLGYNFGHHLYEAEVRYLLEYEWARNHYDILWRHTFLGLSFDKDQQETLNRYLSSI from the coding sequence ATGTCCGAGCGAGCCTCAGAGGCGATAACAACTGCGGCCAGCCACTCTCCTAAGGAGAGTGAACATTATGATGTTGTCGTGGTTAATTCGGGCCTACAAGGCGTTAGTATAGCCTGTGAAGCAGCTAGCCGAAATTTAAAGACGCTGCTTGTATCAAATTGTATCGGTGAATCATCGTACCCCACGGGTATATATGGTGATGGACTCAATAATCTTAAAAACTTTCATCTCGCAAGTCTTATCTCAAACTTTGAAGAACTCGCTAATATGTATAAACGTACCCCCCATTTGGTACGCCCTATACACACCTACGTAGTGGGGGCACAAGCAACCCCTTCTCTTCATTGGCGTTCAATGATGAAATTTTATAATTGGCTACAACGGAAAAAAATTCCCTCAATAGCCTCCGAGGAACAGAACTCAAACGCAGATCAAGCCCCGGTCAATGAGCTCATTAAAATAACCACAAAAGAATTCAGTATAAACTTCAATCGAATTGAAATCGCATATATGCAGCAATTACAAGCATTAGGCGGCGATATATTACAAGATCATCAGCTACTAGAAGCACAGCGACAAGACAAACAGTGGCGCTTGGTGATCAGTAAGAAAAAACAAAACAATTGTCTAAATATTTCTAGTAGTATTCTCATTAACTGCAATGGCTGTCATACCGACGACTTACTTAAACAAACACTTGCTGTAAAAACAAGGAGCGCCACTAATCATCAACGTGTATCGGCACTAATATTTATTCGACATCAATCAAAATGGAATAGTGCTGTTGCTTTACAGCAAGCTAAGCAAGCCTTTGTTTACGCCTATCCTATCAGCGCGCAACACATATGCGTGGGGCCTGTTAGCGCCGAACACGACAGCTCTGAAGCGAAAGAAAAAGCCTTAGCGATATTTATATCCCTGTGGAACCAGCACTTTAACCTGCCCCTAAATAGGGATGACATTATCCACTCTCAATGGACATCACAAGCCGTGCTCGATGACCCAAGCTGCCGTTCATCTTATGTCAGGCCTGAGTGTTATCTCGATTTAAACAACCCAGGTAACCTTGCCCCCTTATTGAATGTATTCGGTGCTAACATGATCCAACACAGGCATCTAGCCCAGCAAGCGCTCGATATACTGATACCTTTTACCCAGGCACAGGCTGATGCCCAATTCATTAATACCCCACTACCAGGAGGGGATTTTGAACAACAACCTTTAGCGCAACTATTAGCGCAATTTTACCAACGCTACAGTACCCTACCCAAAGAGCTTATCACTCGTCTGTTCTACACCTACGGCACAAATTTATTAAAAATCCTCGGCAATAGTCAGGAAATAGAGGATCTCGGCTACAATTTTGGCCACCATCTATATGAAGCCGAAGTTCGCTATTTATTAGAATATGAGTGGGCGAGAAACCACTATGATATTTTATGGCGACATACTTTTCTTGGTCTTAGCTTTGATAAGGATCAACAAGAAACGCTAAACAGATATCTATCATCTATTTAA
- a CDS encoding helix-hairpin-helix domain-containing protein encodes MSVCKLTALDGSDVEFVDDKVIGSGTMKDVYFSPCKNYVVAFYREALDDASYQRLEMITGPYREKIFATEQGEYWKNLFCWPEKIVKYNGLVGVVMPVYRSHFFFQHGSVNDDFLKIKGKEKQGKWFASANNQNRFLDEREKGDWLSYLRISLMIARAVRRLHAAGLAHSDLSYKNVIVSPVTGHATIIDIDGLVVPGKYPPDVVGTPDFIAPEVVASAHLAKDDPKRALPNINTDRHALSVLIYNYLLLRHPLRGDKVHDLDPQRDETLLMGEKALFVEHPSNKENVIDVDKAKPSELPWKDTQKLPYTITGPYLSQLFERAFIEGLHEPKKRPTADEWESALIKTIDLVQPCQNQRCQQKWFVFDNSTSPKCPFCSTPYQGLLPVINLYSERGEGSFSSDNHRLMVYSNQSLFPWHTNRLIQPNERLKPVNKHRQGYFVLHQNQWYLVNERMHGLIDATTKEPLPIGSQIKLHDGLQLLIGREPGDRLFHIQMVEGC; translated from the coding sequence ATGTCTGTATGTAAACTTACAGCCCTCGATGGCAGCGATGTAGAATTTGTCGATGATAAAGTCATTGGTTCGGGCACCATGAAAGATGTCTACTTTAGCCCGTGCAAAAATTACGTTGTTGCTTTTTATCGCGAAGCCTTAGATGACGCCAGTTATCAACGTTTAGAAATGATTACAGGCCCATACCGTGAAAAGATTTTTGCAACTGAGCAGGGCGAATATTGGAAGAATTTATTTTGCTGGCCTGAAAAAATAGTCAAATATAATGGCTTAGTGGGTGTTGTGATGCCAGTATATCGTTCTCACTTTTTTTTCCAGCATGGCTCGGTTAATGACGATTTTCTTAAAATTAAAGGTAAAGAAAAACAAGGTAAGTGGTTTGCTTCTGCGAATAATCAGAATCGTTTTCTAGACGAGAGGGAAAAAGGCGACTGGCTAAGTTATTTGCGTATCAGTTTAATGATTGCTCGTGCGGTGCGTCGTCTACATGCAGCAGGCCTCGCGCACTCAGATCTAAGTTACAAAAATGTTATTGTTTCTCCTGTGACAGGCCATGCGACTATTATTGATATTGATGGTTTAGTGGTGCCGGGGAAATATCCACCAGATGTCGTGGGAACACCGGACTTTATTGCACCAGAGGTTGTGGCCAGTGCACATTTAGCCAAAGATGATCCAAAACGAGCGCTGCCTAATATTAATACCGATAGGCACGCGTTGTCTGTCCTAATATATAATTACTTATTGCTCAGACACCCGTTAAGAGGTGATAAAGTACACGATCTTGACCCACAAAGAGATGAAACTTTACTGATGGGGGAGAAAGCTTTGTTTGTCGAACATCCATCTAATAAAGAAAATGTCATCGATGTGGATAAAGCCAAGCCCAGTGAATTACCATGGAAAGATACACAAAAACTTCCCTATACGATTACCGGGCCTTACCTAAGCCAGTTATTTGAGCGCGCTTTTATCGAAGGTCTACACGAGCCGAAAAAGCGCCCTACGGCGGATGAATGGGAATCGGCGTTAATTAAAACGATCGACTTGGTACAACCTTGCCAAAATCAACGTTGCCAGCAAAAATGGTTTGTCTTCGACAACAGCACATCACCCAAATGTCCATTTTGTAGCACACCTTACCAAGGTTTGTTGCCCGTTATTAATTTATATTCTGAGCGTGGCGAAGGAAGTTTTAGCTCGGATAATCACCGTTTAATGGTGTATTCCAATCAGTCTCTATTCCCATGGCACACTAATCGTTTAATCCAGCCTAATGAACGGTTAAAGCCTGTGAATAAACATCGTCAAGGTTATTTCGTATTGCACCAAAATCAATGGTATCTTGTTAATGAACGTATGCATGGCCTTATCGATGCGACAACTAAAGAGCCGTTGCCCATTGGCTCTCAAATTAAGTTGCATGATGGTTTACAATTATTGATTGGCCGCGAGCCGGGTGATCGCTTGTTTCATATTCAAATGGTGGAAGGATGTTAA
- a CDS encoding M56 family metallopeptidase: protein MMNLFLNVLYHISSWVIIFVALSWLIASFYPLMSRILTKVTAEHAALCILLYGLLVPLAAPAGLIALSLPEFAFPFIADHCHDLDCTPHSLQFTVDKTQTLTIIALFVSLLIAVCTMIIVQLRWNQNKLDMLNRLARPTTSSYKVLDSKAALAWCSGLLKPKIFISRGLSEMLTKEQMQFVLAHEQTHVIRKDNLRKWLIYWATIAWPKRYRIRIRQELSDYTEQVCDLVAVQSEHQTLEISLVMETLEKCYSSIDKNHNSNEANDFIARAQMLKKHWESRSVSHKNSTFTHWLATAFIGSLWCISIILTIHLGHPVLEWLAA, encoded by the coding sequence ATGATGAATCTATTTCTTAATGTTCTCTACCACATAAGTAGTTGGGTCATCATTTTTGTGGCACTTTCATGGCTTATCGCCAGCTTTTATCCCTTGATGTCTCGGATACTTACCAAAGTAACCGCAGAACACGCTGCACTTTGCATTCTGCTTTATGGGCTTCTCGTACCCTTGGCTGCTCCAGCAGGATTGATTGCCTTATCGTTGCCAGAGTTTGCTTTTCCTTTCATTGCTGACCATTGTCACGACCTCGATTGTACTCCGCATAGTCTCCAATTCACGGTCGACAAGACGCAAACCCTCACTATAATCGCTTTATTCGTTAGCTTGTTAATTGCTGTTTGCACAATGATAATTGTGCAATTGCGTTGGAATCAAAACAAACTCGACATGTTAAATCGTTTAGCTAGGCCTACTACTTCATCCTATAAAGTTTTGGATAGTAAGGCCGCACTGGCATGGTGCTCAGGTCTACTTAAACCCAAGATATTTATTTCTCGCGGTCTGTCTGAGATGCTTACCAAAGAACAGATGCAATTCGTTCTAGCACACGAACAAACACACGTTATACGAAAAGACAACCTGCGAAAATGGCTAATCTATTGGGCGACCATTGCTTGGCCCAAACGCTATAGAATACGAATTCGACAGGAGCTATCTGACTATACAGAACAGGTTTGTGACTTGGTGGCAGTGCAAAGTGAGCATCAAACACTTGAAATTTCACTAGTGATGGAAACACTAGAAAAGTGCTATTCTTCAATTGATAAAAATCATAATTCCAATGAGGCAAACGACTTTATAGCCAGAGCACAAATGCTGAAAAAGCATTGGGAATCACGCAGTGTTAGTCATAAAAACTCTACGTTTACTCACTGGCTTGCGACAGCATTTATAGGCAGTCTATGGTGTATTTCTATCATTTTAACTATCCACCTTGGTCATCCAGTACTGGAATGGTTGGCGGCTTAA
- a CDS encoding BlaI/MecI/CopY family transcriptional regulator, giving the protein MNHLTNKLGQLLSELSPTPKAPALGERELEVMKILWRGRALSVKQVLNNIADRELSVSTVQSTLERLHRKKLLHREKAGRHFVYQAAVTQDQIISQLLGDITEQICDGDMAPLVSGFTRFYDEKSSCRDMANQSKFENLLVDVSDDESIS; this is encoded by the coding sequence GTGAACCACTTGACCAACAAGCTAGGTCAACTTTTAAGCGAATTGTCACCCACTCCTAAAGCGCCAGCGCTCGGTGAAAGAGAGTTGGAAGTTATGAAGATACTTTGGCGAGGGAGAGCGCTTTCTGTTAAACAGGTATTGAACAACATTGCTGACCGTGAACTGAGTGTAAGCACTGTGCAAAGTACTCTTGAGCGCCTGCATAGAAAAAAATTATTGCATAGAGAAAAAGCCGGTAGACATTTTGTTTACCAAGCAGCCGTCACACAAGATCAAATAATTAGTCAGTTGCTTGGAGATATCACCGAGCAAATTTGCGATGGAGATATGGCGCCTTTAGTTTCTGGCTTCACTCGTTTTTATGATGAGAAATCATCCTGCCGAGATATGGCCAACCAGAGTAAGTTTGAAAATCTACTCGTTGATGTTAGCGATGATGAATCTATTTCTTAA
- a CDS encoding putative bifunctional diguanylate cyclase/phosphodiesterase, whose amino-acid sequence MELLVVTMFALLLIVIGLTYHLLRLRNKVNELEIERGHIKSLIDSVPDIAWIKDRDSRLLMVNKEFTKLLGLPVKELLGKSDWDIAKAEMAKRYTDDDKKVMTSGEVLHREELIVTPDGKECWFEIIKVPLFGLKGEVVGTAGAGRDINRRKSAENKMQYLAHHDALTNLPNRLQLEFKLNKCLTHHNDVDDRLVVIFIDLDNFKIINDTVGHNVGDCVLVELADRLRHAVREEDVIARIGGDEFVIVLPHTSLEQSKAMVERVRSTLSQPIQVDDLSFEATMSLGVASYPEDGNECWSLVQKADLAMYHAKQMGKNQAAVFSRHIADRSLKKMTIDVRIEEALENREFEVLYQPKVDLESGSVVGLEALIRWRDKVGGSIVLPSEFIPRAERSGFILKLGNWVIDEVIKTLAHWRDKGMAVPVSINTSAAQVHHKQMCEHITQALKKYQLPGELLELELTESVVMENSENIITNLKLIKEQGVSVSIDNFGTGYSNLAYLSRFPLSSLKVDRFFISGIDHFDEHQKVVGAIVEVAKSMNLNIVAEGVENQHELVMLKQLGIHQAQGFVFDEALSVEKISSRYQQGWSYLSVVS is encoded by the coding sequence ATGGAATTGCTCGTCGTTACAATGTTTGCGCTGTTACTTATTGTTATCGGACTGACTTATCATCTTTTACGGCTGCGCAATAAGGTTAACGAGCTTGAAATTGAGCGTGGTCATATTAAGTCTCTGATCGACAGTGTCCCCGATATCGCTTGGATTAAAGATCGCGACTCGCGTTTGCTTATGGTAAATAAAGAGTTCACAAAACTGTTGGGCCTGCCTGTTAAGGAGCTTCTCGGTAAAAGTGACTGGGATATTGCCAAAGCGGAAATGGCAAAACGCTATACTGACGATGATAAAAAAGTTATGACTTCAGGCGAAGTATTGCATCGCGAGGAATTGATCGTTACCCCAGATGGCAAGGAGTGCTGGTTCGAGATTATTAAAGTTCCCTTATTCGGTTTGAAAGGTGAGGTAGTGGGCACGGCGGGTGCCGGTAGAGATATTAATCGGCGCAAAAGTGCCGAAAATAAAATGCAGTATTTGGCACATCATGATGCTCTCACTAATCTTCCTAACCGTCTGCAGTTAGAATTTAAACTTAACAAATGCCTAACGCATCACAATGATGTTGATGACCGGCTGGTTGTGATATTTATTGATTTAGATAATTTTAAAATTATTAATGATACGGTTGGCCACAATGTAGGTGATTGTGTGTTGGTGGAATTAGCTGATCGATTGCGTCACGCTGTACGTGAAGAGGATGTTATTGCCCGAATTGGCGGTGATGAATTTGTGATAGTTTTGCCTCACACAAGTTTAGAACAATCCAAAGCCATGGTGGAGCGTGTTCGATCGACCTTGAGTCAGCCTATTCAAGTGGATGATTTATCTTTTGAGGCGACGATGAGTTTAGGCGTTGCTAGTTATCCTGAGGATGGTAATGAGTGTTGGTCGCTCGTGCAAAAAGCAGATTTGGCTATGTATCACGCGAAGCAAATGGGAAAAAATCAAGCGGCAGTTTTTTCTCGGCACATTGCTGATCGTTCATTGAAAAAGATGACTATCGATGTACGTATTGAAGAAGCTCTTGAAAATCGTGAATTTGAGGTGTTGTATCAGCCTAAAGTAGATCTTGAGAGCGGCTCCGTGGTTGGTTTAGAAGCGCTGATTCGTTGGCGAGACAAGGTCGGTGGTAGCATTGTGTTACCTTCCGAGTTTATACCCCGTGCCGAGCGCTCAGGCTTTATTTTAAAGTTGGGTAATTGGGTAATTGACGAGGTTATCAAAACATTAGCTCACTGGCGCGACAAGGGTATGGCCGTACCTGTTTCGATTAATACTTCGGCCGCACAAGTTCATCACAAGCAAATGTGCGAACATATCACCCAAGCACTTAAAAAATATCAACTCCCAGGTGAGTTATTAGAACTTGAGCTAACAGAAAGCGTGGTAATGGAGAATTCCGAAAATATTATTACCAACTTAAAGCTTATTAAAGAGCAAGGGGTGAGCGTCAGTATTGATAACTTTGGTACAGGGTATTCCAACCTCGCCTACCTTTCTCGTTTCCCATTAAGTAGCTTAAAGGTCGATCGTTTTTTTATTAGTGGAATCGATCATTTTGATGAACATCAGAAGGTGGTTGGGGCTATTGTCGAAGTGGCAAAAAGTATGAACCTCAATATTGTCGCGGAGGGCGTTGAAAACCAGCATGAGCTGGTGATGTTAAAGCAATTGGGGATTCATCAAGCACAAGGTTTTGTATTTGACGAAGCGCTTAGTGTGGAAAAAATAAGCAGTAGGTATCAGCAGGGCTGGAGTTATTTATCCGTTGTTAGCTAA